TATGTTTGGCAATCAGTAGACAATACGATAATGTAGCTTTACTTGTTAGAAGAATATGCTATACTGATTAATGCATGTATGTCTATGTTATTATTTATCTCtgattgatatgatattaATACAGTGTTTGACAAGGAATTATTATACTATCTACCTGTCATACAGTTACaaaaacctttttcttctgctccACCTTCAATTTGAATGATTAATTCACTTAAACctctaattttcttttttaataatttatctaCTCTATTTAGAACTTTTTCACTATTTAcataaatcaaatctttatctttttgtttttgattgtGACTTTGgttattattaccacctaaataAGGTGTATAAGATTTTGAaggatcaaatgatgaaggtgaaattgataattgaatatgaattgAACCaattaattcaccttcacatcTTGGCCAAAATCTAGGTGATGCATAATTTGCTACTccatcaattgattttaactATTGTTGtaaaaaaaaggaaaagatattTCAGTCAGTTACGTTTCTCTTTCATTATGGTTATTCCTCCCAAACTCATTTTTTgacatttgatttatatacaatgttggattgatattttttTTACTCACTTCAGATAAAGCAtttctgatttcttcttctttatcagaaCCAACATCTAAACATaaaactttacctgaatctatAACCAATGGAATTACACTTGCCATAATTAATACAGCTATGAATAAACTTGCAATAGGATCAAATCCTGTCCATCCTGTATATTTAATCAAAATAGTTGATACAATTACTCCTACACTACCTAAAGTATCTGCTAAAACATGTAAAAATACACCACGCATGTTGTGACTGTGTGCATGGTCATGTCCATGTCCATGATCGTCGTGAgaatgtgaatgtgaaaGTGAATGGTcgtgatgatgatcatcatcatgattaTGACTGTGGGAATGTGAGTGATCGTGGTGCGTATGTGAGTCCGTATGAGATTTCTCATGGTCGTGATGCTGAAGGGGCTTTTATGTCAGCTAAAATGAGCACGATACGTAATTGAAGGATTAGTGATGCTTACATGATGATCATGTCCATCATGCCCGTGTCCATTGCATGTTTCGTGTTGATGAGCATCATGATTGTGCGCATTAGCATGGGCGTGGGCATCTTGCTGGGCATGCGATCTCAGGTATCCAGATGATCTTCTCTTAGCTAAGGTTCGCTGTGGGCGCGTAGAAGCTGAAGTCTGTGAGCAAGCGAAATAGATTAGCCGGATCACAATACACAGTCTGTATAGCACGACTTACGCCTTGTGACTCTgaacgatgatgatcatgatcatgaacGTGGCCGTGTCGATGATCCGCCTTTGTAAAATGATTATTAGTCCAGTCTGACATCAGGACAACACTTGAATGAGGGCCAcataactcactttctttTCGTTGACGGGTATATGTGAATGTCCATGCGAATGTGCATGACTGTGTCCGTGACCGTGATCATGACCATGACTATGACcgtgatgatgatgaccacCAGTAGCCCACATACCAAAAAGGTTAATACCTAATCCCACTGCAGACACAAGCAGCAATTGCTGAGTTTCCATTTCAGGTGGATCAAGCCTAATCATTCAGTATGAGTGAGCCTATCCGGTATCGTATagtgaaaaaagaaaatgggtATCTTACACTCTTTGTATACCCtcaaaaatgatgaaaatagaaataaGGATAAGGAAACAACCTGAACATCAATCAGCTTGGTTGGAGAGGACGGATTTCTCGGGTGACTCACCATTTGCAAAACCACTCAAAGTTTCTACTCTGGAATATCCAAATGTATACCTTCCATCAGGTTTCCAAGTTGCAGCTACTGAAGCCCATAATCCTACTGCTATCCCAAAACAGTCGAATAACATATGAATAGCTATTACGGAAGAGCACAGCAGATTAGCCGAAAACCGCAACGGGCAAAGTACATATATACGATCTCGGAACTTACCATCTGAAATCAAGCCTAATGAATTAGTCGCTACGCCATATACCATTTGAACGAACATATATGCTAAATTTAACAAAAGGAAATAAAAGATTTTAGATGATGTGGGTGTATTAAGGATTGTTTGGAGATGAGGTCTCCATTTTGCAGGAAGAAGTGACATGAATGACCATGATGATCTAgctgttgataatgatttattgGTAAAACCCCACTGCGAGTGTCCGAAATGCCGTCAGTTGGGAGTTTGACGAAAGTGTAATTGCTTGACTTACCGGTGATATCCTATCCTTTTTACCTATTTTCTTTCCGCTTGCCATGATTGTACTAAATAAAGCTAGAGGTAAAAGTACCAAGAGATCGATGGATGTTGGAATAGGATGAAGAGCGAAAAACTGAAGTACTGGAATAGTACATATGAATAGTATCCTATCTCTGTTGGTTTTTAGTTGTAATACTGATCCAGGTGCAGAGGAAGATGTTGTCGTCGACGTTGAACTGGCAAATGGAAAAGGAATATATCTAACTAATAAACCAGTAATGAAAGAAGCGAATCTTTGTCCAGGTATTGTTGATATAGGTAATGGTATCGGTATTATATTCTATTCCAACAAAGGGATTTTAGCCGAAATCCATATAGATAACCcccaaaaacaaaaaaagaaagattatcgATAGATGTTTCTAACGAACGTGCGTCGCCAAGCCAGAATACGAATATAAGAAATATGGTTACTAACCATTTGAtataatccaaatacaaTCATAGATGACACTGCAGTTGATATAAGACAATGCCATAATCCTTTATCATTGTTTGATTTATCCTTATCTTCATATCGAGTTTTGATTTGTGATATATCGGAAAGATATTGGTCGGCTAAAAATGTAGTTGCGGCAAAGACGATTGTCCCGACAAGGGAGGTAACTGtaatagagaagaaatatcaatgaaaGGCCTTGAACACTGTGAAAGGGTTATTGGCTTACCATTTTGTGTCGCTGCTTGACCTATAATGTAGATTGAAGAGAACAAGATGGGCAGGATCGGTGCGAGCTTTGATACATTCATGATGTTAGCTTAGCTGGTTTTCTGACAAAACTCGCGCTTGGACGCTCACACTATTGATATCCGTCAGACTAACGGAGCCCACCATAGAGCTCATATATGCGATGATGATTAGTCTGTAGAGGTTATATGTCAGTCCATAAAACCATTCAAGTGATTACCATACAAATTGTACGAACCGGAGGGGACCTATATGTTGTAACGAGGTGAAAAAGGCGACTGATTGAATAGCCAAAGCTATACTCAGCTGTATTGAATTCTATAACATGTTCATTAGTCTACAGATACTTTGGGATCACTCATGCATATCATAACTTACATTTGCGCTTATCTTTCCATCTTTACTTTTTCTCCTAGAATCACCTATAAATTGACCCAATTGACCAATAATTCTACTTGACCataaacctaaaactaaCCAACCAATCCCACCACCTAAATGTCTAGGATCATCTAAAACAGAAGTTTTCGAAGCTGTAATAGCTAACGCACCAATAAATAATCttaaatatgaatttgatctagtATTACTGCCataattggattttgatGTGGATGTgtaaaaagatgaagaattttgttgttgacctAAGAATAATGATTTACGTGAAGGTACTTTATGAACTGTTCTATGtaatggtgtaggtgtagaAGGTGCTTGCATCTTGTTATTGGTGATGTAAGCAACACCTCGAGTTCAGTACAACAAATTAACGTATAACTCTATCTAGTTATATGATGGAAAGTGATGAAGTAGTGAAGGCTTTATAACTCCATCTCATGTCAAAAGAGCATGGACCCAAAAAAAAGAACGGCAAAGACGCGTCAAAAGGTCAAAGTTTCATCTTGGCGTTGTTACTTATGTCATAATACCCATCGATAAAAAGCTTATCTCACTCTCTGTCAAGTCAGATTAACAATAGCTGTCTTCCCAGAGTAGAAGTAGTACCGATATAGATATAGCATGATTGGAAGCAAGGATATGTATGCATGAGGTTATGTATGATTCAATTCATAGCCTCATAAATTAGGTCTCTATTGTCACAATTTATGTTGGTGTCCATGTTTTGCCGTATTCCGACGGAAAGAGCGATTTTTTTGGACTGAAAGACTTTACAAGTAATTTGAGGTAGATTGATGATCGACATCAGTTCTGAAATTTACAAGTTAGTATACATTTCAATTATACATTGCAGTACTCAGAAACAGAGACATCAGTGTCATTCAGTGATCATGTTCAGTAATTCAGTAGCCCTACGATCTTGCGTCAGGTGTCGTTCTTTGCGAATTCGAGGTATATCGAGACCCAATCGACTTTTTACAAATACAGCTCGATCTTATAGCTCAGCTGAATCCAGCACATCAACAGCAGTAGCTCATGAAGCTGAGGCCGATCCTGAAGAGTCGGATAGAAAGATCAACACATGGTTTTTGAATCATCAACCTACTCGAAAAAAATCTGTTATgtctacaccttcttcttcttcttttagcGATAATGCTTTAAACAATGGTAAAGAACAAATACCATCTACATTTTTCACGAATTCAAATGTCGATAATGCTCAACAGATACATTCAATACCAAAAAATACACCTGCAATCTTGCTACCTTTACATGAGTTCAtgatttcacctaaatccGAAGCTACAGAAGTAATACATAGAGAAACTGTACagatatttgattgttctttATTATCACAACAACTAGATTTAAAAggtcaaggtgatttagttaatTCTATTGATATTATGGATAGATCAGGTAGTTATTATGATTGGATTATTTTGGTTCAAGTtaaaggtagaggtagaggtgttGTAGCTAGAGGTGATGGATTAATTAGAAGATGGGTGAGTTATTAACAATTCTCAGGATTTTCAAAAACAAACATTCACATATATAAGCTTAATtattatcttgataatttgataaatatcTATTTATAGTTACTCAAGAATCCATtacattcatcaatcaaagcaTCACCACATGAATATCCAAAAACACCAAGAATATCACCTGATTCAGATTGGTCAATTATACCTTTAGATTTAGGTTCAACGGTTGATGGTGACACTAATAATTTTAGAGCATGTATAAATTTAGttagtgaagaaggtaaagaaagatggaaattgGAAGAAATGTGGGGTTTGAAACCATAATGAAATAGATAATACAGATCATTTCCAAAGAACGAAGAGTCATTATTACAGTTGAGAATAGGTCACTCTCTCATTGCAGCTTCCGGCTGGACGCTCATATGCCATTTAGACAGACTTGTCACACGCATGACCAGAAACTACATTCTTGTTGTTATATAACGCTATCTTTACGGGAAGGTGAGATGGGTCCAGCCGGACGATGGATGATATCTGGTCAGATAGCACTGTACACCGCAACGGATCATGTACTTCGCAATTTCAGTTCATGTATATCATGTGGCATGCATCTATCTAAACATGTATATAATCTACCATTCCATCTTTCCATAAAATCTCTTTCACTCATGACAACCTATAACAAaggttcaacatcaatttcaagagaagaacaaggtcTAGTCAATTCAAAGTTATTCAATACACTTGGGTGTAAAATACCAAGTGAACCAATGATAACATCCCTTGACCAAGGTTTGTTTTCGTCATTACCGGAAGAAGGAAGTGCTGATTTGAGTGTTGATGCAATTGTTGACAATGGACcttctgatgttgaagtgGAAGGTGTAGGTTCAGTAGCTTttaaatttggttttgatcTGTAGTATACGTTGGCAGCTCGACCAGGGAGATATGTTGGGTCTAAAAGCgtattagatgaatttaTCAGCatgattctttctttaaaaaccaaataaagaGAGGCCATGCTTGACAGAGGGAGAGTGGAGAATGAAACAAGAAAGTTTCAAATACCCACCTTCAGAAGAAGCAATATAATAACCATAAGCTTTATCACTCTCTTTTCGTTCTAAAAATGGAACGCCAAGAATTTGCATAATTCTATCTAATAAACCATGTGTAGTTTCAAATCCAGATTTTTTATCCATATAAACTGCACATAATCTTCTATAATTTTTAGCTTGTCTTTCTTGTTTTAAATCTTGTATAGTTACATCAGAACATTCAAAAATTtttaaaggtaatggtaaagCTTTATTTTCTCTAATTGTTTTTAACATTccaggtaataatgatgttcTAACAACTTGATATTCTAATGATTTAGGATTAGCTAATGCTACTGCATAATTTCCTGGATCAGGTCTATTTAAAAATTTGAAATTTTCATCGTGTGAACACTATCATGCGAAAAACTTCAAGTCAGCTTTCAATGTGATTTTGAAAGCTTAAAAAAAGCACAAATCAAcataccaaaatcaaaggtAAAGCTTCGATCCATCCTGCTTGAGCACATTCTTTCCTTATCAAATCACCTAATCTATTCACTGGGAAAGCTTTTGCGACAGTGTTAGTTGTTGGCATTGATTGAGGTAAATTGTTGAATCCATAAGCAATAGCAGCATCTTCCATGATATCACATTCATGTAAAATATCAGGTCTTGTAGGTGGGACTTGTACTTCGATTGCATCCGCGTCGTCTTTGGAAGGTTCAGCTGTTAACGACATTCGAGTGAGGAGTGTACAGATTTCTTCTCTAGAATGTGTTAAACCTGTAGCTGCGTTGAtgtatgaagaagatgcatTGGTGGTACGAGGAGCAAGAGGTGGTGATAAGTGAGATGAACCGTCCGGCATGGTGATTTTGACGGCTTCGATACTAGATTGGATGGAACCACCGAGAAGTTAGCTGGTATTACAGGTGACCCTTTAGAATACATCACTTACGTGAAGGGGATGTCGGTGTACTCGGCAAACATGGTAGTGATCATGTTAATGACGATGTCGCTACGTCAATTGAGTTTCAGCTTTTCGTCCTCGTGATATTTGCATGCGTTGATGTTACCCACAGTTTTGTTTTATCAGTAGCAGTAGTATCAATGAAGATATTTTTCGTTTTACCGGCGATGATTTTGGAGTCTATTATACCATTTAGCGTGGGGGGAAGCAATACAGAGgctgaacaagatgatggaCTCACGCTGAGAGTTAATGATAGGAGGCATTGATAATACTTGATCATTACTATCGTAAATAATAGGATAAGCAGGAGCATCCCTGATGATATTAAGGTATTTTGCGAGGTGTCTATCGGTCTGAACCAGTGAAAGAATCGCAGCACACATCATTAGTTTCATATTCAATACAAACAATCATGCAGACAAGGTTGTAGAGATTAAAAGAGGCGGGTGTATACATGATGATGTTTTACATACCTCATAAACAGTCATCAATTCTTCTGCAGTATACTCCTGATCTTTATTTAGAGGAGcaaatttaatttcttttggatCTTTACACATATATCTAAATGGACCTTTTATAGTATCTAAATCATGTGTACCAATAGCAACGAATTTTCTTTGTCTACATAAATTTTGatgtaatttatcttgtaaatcaataaaagattCATATTCTAATTGATTCATTGGTCTAGATAATCTTAATACAGCTGATGCGAAATATGGTCGAAGTGGTGATGTCtaaaaaaagatatattGGTTTTAGTCTAGTCAAGTTACTCATTTATAAATAATGTTACATTGCTGTCAGGAGTATTTGCTGACCCAAAAGCAATATAAGGACACAGAATAAATCAGTTGATAAAGAGACACTCAAACACTTACAGATGGTTCAACAATAACTTGTTGcatattttcaggttcagatcTAGTATATTTAGGTGGTTGTTCTTTTTGTAAGAAAATTCTTAAAGATCtagctaaaccttctaaacaaagtaaatcatATCTATTTGCtggaatttcaatttttaaTTGTGGTGCTGATGTGGGTAATCCTTTTGCTCGAgcctcttctacttctttagTTGTCTAACAAATATAAAGTAAAGTGATCAAGTAAGTAAAATAGCATTGTCTGAACGGTAAAATTCAGTCCGCTGAGTAACacttacatcttcatcaagttcgATACCAAAATCGAAacataattcatcaaattcatgAGTAGAATATTCTCTTTCCAACCTTCTATAAAGTTCAGCTTTATCTACAGAGATGGTAGGCTATAAAGACATGATGGaaaattagttgaatgaCCTATATAATGTAACTCCTCTTCAATCTTACTGACCATTTTGATGTTCTATATTTCACACGAATGCTCAAGATTCGTCTTTTAAGAGTTTGTAGAACGGGTTTTTAGTTGATATAGACAGAAATAACAATTATGGAAATCTGAAATCCAAGTAATCTTCGCTTTCAACTTTCAGTAGATTGACCGAGTCGGATTTTGTATGGgaacggaatcaaata
This is a stretch of genomic DNA from Kwoniella dendrophila CBS 6074 chromosome 3, complete sequence. It encodes these proteins:
- a CDS encoding phenylalanine-tRNA ligase, beta subunit → MPTISVDKAELYRRLEREYSTHEFDELCFDFGIELDEDTTKEVEEARAKGLPTSAPQLKIEIPANRYDLLCLEGLARSLRIFLQKEQPPKYTRSEPENMQQVIVEPSTSPLRPYFASAVLRLSRPMNQLEYESFIDLQDKLHQNLCRQRKFVAIGTHDLDTIKGPFRYMCKDPKEIKFAPLNKDQEYTAEELMTVYETDRHLAKYLNIIRDAPAYPIIYDSNDQVLSMPPIINSQHSKIIAGKTKNIFIDTTATDKTKLDIVINMITTMFAEYTDIPFTIEAVKITMPDGSSHLSPPLAPRTTNASSSYINAATGLTHSREEICTLLTRMSLTAEPSKDDADAIEVQVPPTRPDILHECDIMEDAAIAYGFNNLPQSMPTTNTVAKAFPVNRLGDLIRKECAQAGWIEALPLILCSHDENFKFLNRPDPGNYAVALANPKSLEYQVVRTSLLPGMLKTIRENKALPLPLKIFECSDVTIQDLKQERQAKNYRRLCAVYMDKKSGFETTHGLLDRIMQILGVPFLERKESDKAYGYYIASSEDPTYLPGRAANVYYRSKPNLKATEPTPSTSTSEGPLSTIASTLKSALPSSGNDENKPWSRDVIIGSLGILHPSVLNNFELTRPCSSLEIDVEPLL